The DNA sequence GTGGCCTCCGTCTCCTACGCGGCCGGCCGCGACCAGCTCGACATCGAGGGACTCGGCACCACCCGGGTCGTCCAGCTCGTGGACGCCGGGCTGGTGAGGGACGTGGCGGATCTGTTCTCGCTCACCCGGGAGCAGTTGCTGTCCCTGGAGCGGATGGGCGCCACCAGCACCGACAACCTGCTGGCGGCGATCGCGGAGGCGAAGAGGAAGCCGCTGTCGCGGGTCTTCTGCGCCCTGGGCGTGCGCGGCACCGGGCGCTCCATGTCCCGCCGCATCGCACGCCACTTCGCCGGCATGGAGCACATACGGGCCGCGGGTGCCGAGGAGTTGCAGCAGGTCGAGGGCATCGGTGGGGAGAAGGCCCGGACGGTCGTCGACGAGCTGGCCGAACTCGCCCCGCTGATCGACCGGCTGGTCGCCGCCGGGGTGAACATGACGGAGCCCGGGGCCACACCGCCGGTGCCCGCGGCGGCGGACGGGGCGGCGGAGGGCGAGCCCTCGGAGGAGGCCGCCCCCGGGCCGCTGGCCGGTATGACGGTCGTGGTCACGGGCGCGATGACCGGCGCCCTGGAGAAGCTCTCCCGCAACCAGATGAACGAACTCGTCGAGCGCGCCGGCGGCAAGGCGTCCTCCAGCGTCTCCAAGCGCACCTCGCTCCTGGTCGCCGGCGAGGGCGCGGGCTCCAAGCGCGAGAAGGCGGAGCAGCTCGGCATCCGGATCACCGCCCCCGACGAGTTCGCGGCGACGGTGGCCGGCTTCCTCCCCGCCACCGCCTGAGCCGCCGTGGCCCGGGGGCGGCCGGCACGTCCGCCGCCCCCGGGCCCCGCTCAGGCGCGGCGCTCGTAGACCTCGCGGCCCAGGAAGGCGAGCTGAGCCCGCTTCTCGGGCTTGTCGATCACGGGCCCGCGGACGAATCCGGAGCGGACCATCCGCTCGATCGCCTTCTCGTTGCGGGCGTCGGGCTCCACGACGATGCGCAGGTGCTTCTCGTCCGCGAAGCAGTACGCCATGAGCGCCAGCATCAGCGCCCAGGTGAAGCCCGGCCGGTGCCCCCCGGCCGCGGGCGCCACCAGCAGATGGACGCCGAAGTCCCCGGGCCGGACCTCGTAGCACTCGCCGACCGGGTCGGCGTCCGGCTCGTAGGTCTGGAAGAGCGCGGCCGGCTCGTCGTCCAGGAGCACCAGGAAGGCGTGGTGGGTGGTCAGGGAGCCGACGTACTCGTAGATCTCCCGCACCTCCTCGCGGGTGTGTCCGTTCATGCCCCAGAAGCGGGCCCGCTCCTCGGTCACCCAGCCGTGGACGACGTCCAGGTCCGCGACCGGGTCGAGCGGCAGGACGCGCACGGTGCCGAAGCCCTCGATGTGCTGCTCGTGCACGGCCTCCCGGGGGCGTGCGGCGGGCTCGGTCATCTGCTTCTCCTCGGTGAGGCGGTCCCAGTCGGTGATCACGGGGACGAGTTCTCCGGCCGCCCAGAGGGGCAGCTGGTCGCGCTGGTGGGGATCGCCCGGGACGCCGGACGCGCCGAGCGGCACGATCCACAGGCTGTCCTCGCGGCGCGCCAGGTCCCACACGTAGCGGGCCGCGGGGCCGCGTGCGCTGAGGTCGGTGACGCCGGGCACGCTGGAGGTGGACAGCACGCAGTCGACGTCGCCGGACAGGGCGGGCCAGCCGTCCTCGGGGCTGTCGGGCAGCGCCTGCCAGGGCACCAGCCGGTGGGTGTCGCCCCAGACGCCGGTGTCGAGGCCGGCCGCCTCCTCGGCCGCCTCCCGCACCACCCGGGCGGTGTCCAGCCCGGGCAGCGCGTCCGGCGCGAGCAGCGTTTCGAGCGCGTGGGCGACGCGCGGGACGGGTGCGAGCCAGGGGTGGAAGACCTCGGGCAGCGAGGGCGCGTCGGCGAGCGGCGCGAGGGCCGGCAGGCCGGCCACCCGGCGCACCACCGCCGAGCGGAGGGCCGCGAAGGCGGCGGCGTCCGCGCTGTCCGCGGCCATGTGCCGGTCCCAGGCGAGCAGCCGGGCGCGCAGCCGGCCGGCCGCGGGGGAGAGGCCGTCGGTCCGGGCCAGCAGGGCGAGCAGGGGTTCGGCGGAGCCCAGCAGGGTGTCGGTGTGGACGCCCGCCATGGCGGGGCCCGTCCAGGCGCCGGAGGCGTCCAGCAGTTCGCGGATCCGGGCCGCCCGGTGGCGGGGGGCGAACTCGACGCCGAGGGGGGCGGCGATGCCGCGCTGGTTGGCCATGACGGCGACGCCGTCGACGGCCGCGCGCGGCATGGTCTCGTAGGTGCCGGTCCAGGCGTGGCGCGCCTCCCAGGCGGGGACGACCCGGATCCGGTTGAGGTGATGGCGGCGCGGCACCCGGCCGGCCACCCGGTGGAGCAGTCCGCCCGCGGTGTCGGCGGCCTGGACGACGTTGACGGGCTCGACCCAGCGGTCCACCGCCCGGTCGACGTCCTCGACGGTCCGGGCGCGCAGCAGGGCGGGGAGCGCGTCGAAGCCGATGTCGCCGTCGGCGCGGGCGGGGCAGCGCAGGCTGAGCGCCTCGCCGGTGTCGGCGTCCCCGGCGACGACCGGGCCGCGTTCGGTCTCCACGACCTCGACGGTGACCGGGGCCTGGCCGGCGACCTCGACGACCTCGGTGTGCACGGCGGCGGGGCGCCAGCCGTCGGGGCCGAGGGCCTCCACGAGCGGGCCGCGTCTTCGCAGGCGCTCCCGGTAGAGGTCCTGGTAGTCGGCCATGGCGTTGGTGATGGCCCAGGCGACCGAGCCGGTGTGGCCGAAGTGCGCGATGCCGGGGACGCCGGGCACGGCGAGACCGACGACGTCGAACTCGGGGCAGGCCAGCCGGATCTGCTGGTAGATGCCCGGATCCTCGATGAAGCGGTGCGGGTCCCCGGCGATCAGCGCGGCGCCGGACGCGGTGCGGTCGCCGGGCACCAGCCAGCCGTTGCTGCCGGCGGTACCGGGGCCGTCGGCGGCGAACAGGCAGGCGGCGTCCTCGCCGAGGACCCGGGCCACCTCCTCGCGCCACAGCTTGGTGGGGAATCCGGCGAACAGGATGTGGGTCGACAGCCAGACGGCGATCGGCGTCCACACCTCCCAGCGGCCGGGGGCGAGACCGGTCGCGGCGAACTGCGGCATCCGGGAAGCGCCCGCGGCGAGGCCGTCGTTGACGCCGTCCACGTAGCGGGCGATCCAGCCCGCGGTCTCCTCGGAGAGGGCGGCGTGGCAGCGCCGGGCGGTGTCCTCGATCCGGGACATCCGGGCGAAGCGGTCCCAGGGGAGGGCCTCGGCGCCCAGGAACGACGCGGAGGTGCCCTGCGCCCGGTGGCGGTCGACCTCCAGCTGCCAGGCCCGGTCGGCGGCGGCGTTGTGCCCCTGGGCGTAGGCGAGTTCCCCGGGGCTGCCGGCCCGCAGGTGCGGGATGCCCCACGGGTCCCGGAATAGCGCTCTGTTCACACTGAATCCCACTCTTTAGGTTAGGCTGACCTAACTTAAGGCACGGCTGTTCGAGACACAATTCCGGCCATGGCTCTTCGGCCATGGTCGGGCGGCGGCCCGGCATCACACGGAACGACACGAGACGACGAGGAGAGCGCAGTGGGGCATGGCTGGGAGGGCGTCGTCCTCAGACTGATGCGCGGCAAGGACTTCACGTTCACCGTCACCGGCGCGGAAGAGGTCACCGACCACTACCGCAGGGTCCACTTCACCGACGGCGGGATGCTCGCGCGGACCGGCGTCCACCCCACCATGTGGGTGCGGGTCTGGTTCGAGAACGGCGACAAGCCCCACCAGCGGGCCTACACCCTCGTCGACGCCGACCCGGAGGCCGGCACCTTCAGCATGGAGTTCGCCCTGCACGACGGGCGCGCGAGCGAGTGGGCGCGCGGGGCCGCACCCGGCGACACCGTCGAGGCGACGCTCCAGGGCACCGGATTCACCGTCCCCGACCCGCTGCCCTCGCACCTGTTCGTCGTCGGCGACCCGGCCTCCCTGCCGGCGATCAACTCCCTGCTCGGCGCGCTGCCCGGGACACCGGCCACCATCTGGTTCGAGACGACCCACGGGAGCGACGGCGAACTGCCGCTGCGCAGCGACGCCGCGCACCACGAGGTGCGCCGCGTCCCCCGCCGCGACGACGGCGCCCACCTCGCCGAGGAGGTGCGCACCGCCCTGCCCGGGCTCGCCGCCGACCGCGACGGCGCCTATCTGTGGATCGCCTGCGACACCGCGACCACCCGCACCCTGAGCACCTTCGCCCGCAAGGAGCTCGCCCTCCCCAAGGAGCGCGTGCACGCCCTCGGTTACTGGCGCGCCTGACGCCCGTCGCCGCGGTCCGGGGCCGGCCGCCCCGGCGCCGCGGCGTGCCCCCGCGGTCCGGTGCGCGACAATCGGACCATGACCCCGCCGCCGCCCCCGCCCGCACGCGTCCGCCACCGCGGCGAGGCCGTGCGGATCCGCAGGGCGACCGCGCGCGACGCCCGCCGGCTCACCCGGATCGTCCGCGGCTCGCGCGCCTACGAGGGGCACTGGGCGGCGATGGTCGAGGGCTACACCGTCGGACCCGCGTACATCGAGGCGCACGAGGTGTTCGCCGCCGTCGGCGCGGACGAGCGGGTGCTCGGTTTCTACGCCCTGGTGCTGTCACCGCCCGAGCTGGACCTGATGTTCGTCGCCGACGAGGCCCAGGGCCTCGGCATCGGACGGCTGCTCGCCGCGCACCTCGCCGGGCGGGCCCGGGACGCCGGTCTGACGGCCGTCCGGATCGTCTCCCACCCTCCCTCCGAAGGCTTCTACCTCGGCCTCGGCGCCCGCAGGACCGGCACCGTGCCCGCCACCCCGCCCGCCGTCCGCTGGGAGCGGCCGGAGCTGGAACTCCCGGTCGCCTGACGGGGAACGGCCGCCCTCGGGGTGGAGTCCGCGATACCGGCGTAGTGTGACAAAAGGAGCGTGCCGGCTCCGCCGGCGCGCGTCATCCGCCCGGTGGAGAGGAGCAGTCATGTCGAGCCCCGGTACGCAGAGCGGCACGCCGGACCCCGCGAAGCAGGAGGCGTTCGCCGGTGAGGTCGTCGATGTCCTCAACAAGGGCGCGCTCGCCCTGCTGACCAGCGTCGGCCACCAGGCGGGGTTGTTCGAGACCATGTCGGCACTGCCGCCGTCCACCTCCGCCGACATCGCCAAGGCGGCGGACCTCGACGAACGGTACGTCCGCGAGTGGCTGGGCGGCATGGTCGTCGGCGGCTTCCTGGAGTACGAGCCGCAGGGGCGCACCTACCGGCTGCCGCCCGAGCACGCGGCCTCCCTCGTCGCGGCGGCCGGACCGGACAACCTCGCCGGGATGATGCAGTACGTCGCGCTGATGGGCGAGGTCGAGCAGCAGGTCGTCCGCGCCTTCCGGGAGGGCGGCGGCGTGCCCTACTCCGCGTATCCGCGCTTCCAGGCGCTCCAGGCCGAGGAGACCGCGCGCGTCTACGACCAGGGGCTCGTCGACACGATCGTGCCCCTCGTCCCCGGACTGACGGAGCGCCTCCGCTCGGGGATCGAGGTCCTCGACGTGGGCACCGGCCAGGGCCACGCGCCGGTCGTGCTGGGCGAGGCATTCCCCGCCAGCACCTTCACCGGCGTCGACCAGTCGGAGAGCGGCGTCGCGGCGGGCCGCGCCGAGGCCGCGTCCCGCGGGCTCCGCAACGTCGCCTTCGACCTCCGCGACTCCACCGGCATCACCGGCTCCTACGACCTGATCACGGCCTTCGACGTGATCCACGACCTGGCGAAGCCCGCCCGCACGCTCGCCGTCATCGCCAAGTCGCTGCGCCGGGGCGGTGTGTTCCTGATGGCCGACATCGAGGCCTCCAGCAATCTGGAGGACAACACGGGCCACCCGTTCGGTCCCGCGCTCTACGGATTCAGCGTCTTCTACTGCATGACGACCTCGCTCGCCACCGGCGGCGCGGGGCTCGGCACCCTCTGGGGCCGCCAGACCGCCCTGCGGATGCTGGCCGAGGCGGGCTTCGGCCATGTCGACGTGGTCACCGTCGAGGGCGACCCGCTCAACGTCTACTACATCGCCACCACCGAGTGACCGGCGGCGACGACCCGTTCCCGCCGTGCGCGCGCACGGCGGGAACGGGGACCGTCACGCGGCCGGCGGCCGGACCGGCTGGCCCAGGTTCAGCCGGATCGTGTTGCCGTCACCCGGGATGACCAGGTTGATCAACGGCGTGGCCAGCAGGCAGTGCTCGAACTTCGGGATGGTGTACGACCCGACCAGCACACCGCCGCGGAGCGCGTTGAAGCCCGGCTCGGACGTCAGGTTCAGCACCGCGGGCACCTCGGTCTGGCAGTGGCTGCCGACCGGCGTCGGGATCCCCGCCACCTTGAGGTTCTTCAGACGCAGCGTCATCTTGGTGGTGCTGTTCACCGCACCGGTCTTGAGGTCGATCGTGCCCGTGGTGGGCTCCGTCTCGATGAACTCCGTGGTGACGCTGACCGGCACGATGCCGATCATGTTGAACTCGCCCGGGGCCGCGGGCAGTTTGGTGTTGGCCGTCATCGTGCCCAGCTTCAGGTCGGCGTTGACCTCCAGCGTGCCCGGCCCCAGCGCCAGGTCGGAGCCCGTCCCCTCGAGGACCGTCAGGCCGGTGAGCGGGTAGTCGAGCCTGACCGGCGCGGCGTGCGCCGAACCGGCACTGGTGGCGAGCAGCCCGAGCCCGGCGGCGAGGGCGACACCCGCGCGGGCGGCGGCTCTGCGGCCCCGGGCGGGGAGGAGACTGGGACGCTTCATTTCGGCTCCAGGATGCGGCGGTGCGCCTCGGGGCGCACGGACGGCGGGGATGAACGCGGAAACGGTGCGACGGTCGTGCTTCCGGCCAGGACGAAGCGGCCGGGAACACGCGGGTGCGTGGTCCGGGAGAGCGGGTTCCGGAGGGCGGCCGGTGCGTGGAACCGCCTCCGGCCTGCGGTGCGCCGATGACGTTACGCACGGGTAACCAGGCAGGCAAGAGCGGTCCGCCGGTTTCCGCGCGGGCCCGGTCCGGGGCACCGATTCTTGTCGCCGGGGCAGCAGTCGGCGTCCCGTTCTTGTCCGCCGGTGAGTGCTCTCGGCCGCCGGCGGACCGCCGAGCACGCCGCGGGCACCACGGGCGGACCGCCGAGGACGCCGCGGGCGCCGGGCGCGGCGCCGTCAGAGACCGGGGAAGTCGGGCAGCAGCGCCCCCTGCGGGGTGAGCGGCAGCTCCGCCCAGATCACCTTGCCGTTGCCCGTGTACCGGGTGCCCCACCGCTCGGCGAACTGCGCCACCAGGAACAGTCCGCGACCGCCCTCGTCGGTGCCCGCGGCCTGCCGCAGATGCGGCGAGGTGCTGCTCTGGTCGGACACCTCGCAGATCAGCGCCCGGTCACGGATCAGCCGCACCCGGATCGGCCCCGCGGCGTAGCGGATCGCGTTGGTGACCAGTTCGCTGAGGATCAGCTCCGCGGTGAAGACCGCCTCCTGGAGGTCCCACTCGGCCAGCTTGCGGGACACCGCCGCCCGCACCTCGCGCACCGCCGCCGGGTCGGCGGGCACCTCCCACCGGGCCACCCGGTCCTGCGCGAGCACCTGGGTACGCCCCACCAGCAGGGCGATGTCGTCCCGCGGGCGCTCCGGCACCAGCCCGGCCAGTACCTGCTCGCACATCTCCTCCGGAGCCAGCCCGGCGTGGCGCTCCAGCGCGCGCCGCAGCAGCTCCAGCCCCTCGTCGATCTCCCGTGTCCGGTCCTCGACCAGGCCGTCTGTGTACAGCACCAGACGGCTGCCCTCGGCCAGTTCGAGGTCCAGGGTCTCGAACGGCATGCCCCCGAGGCCCAGGGGCGGGCCGCCCGGCACGTCCGCGTACTCCGCGCTGCCGTCCGGGTGCACGATCACCGGCTGGAGATGCCCGGCCCGCGCGATGCTGCACCGCCCGGACACCGGGTCGTAGATCGCGTACACGCAGGTGGCGCCGGTGACGCCGGCCTCCTCGCGCTCGTCCGTCTCGTCCCGGTCGATGCGCGCCACGAGTTCGTCGAGATGCCACAGCAGTTCGTCCGGCGGCAGGTCGAGACTGGAGAAGTTGTGCACGGCCGTCCGCAGCCGCCCCATGGTCGCGGCGGCGTGCAGTCCGTGCCCGACCACGTCGCCGACGACGAGCGCGACCCGCGCCCCGGGCAGCGGGATGATGTCGAACCAGTCGCCGCCCACCCCGCCGAGACCGCCGAGGCCCGCCTGCGCCGGCCGGTACCGGTAGGCGACCTCCAGCGCGTCCTGCTCGGGCAGCGTCCGCGGCAGCAGACTGCGTTGGAGCGTCACCGCCATCGTGTGCTCGCGCGAATACCGCCGGGCGTTGTCCACGCTGACGGCCGCCCTGGCCACCAGCTCCTCCACGAGGGAGAGGTCGTCCTCCTCGAACGGCTCCGCGGTGCCCGAGCGCCACAGCATCGCGACGCCCAGCACCACGCCCCGGGCCCGCAGCGGGACCGCGATCATCGAGTGCATCCCGGCGCCCACCAGCAGCGGCGCACGCTCCGGATCCTGGCGCTCCCACCCGGAGAACGTCCTCAGGTCCTCCTCCAGCACCGCGTCCCCCCGGCCGAGACCGACGCCCATCGGGGTCCCCGGCAGGAAGCGGATCGGATGCCCCACGGGATACAGGGCGCTGTCCCCGGGCCCGGCGAACGCCACCCGGCGCATGTCCACGTCCGCACCCGTCGACGTCGGCTCCTCGCCGCGCAGCACCGCCTCCGCCAGATCCACGCTCACATGGTCGGCGAGCCGCGCGGCGGCGAAGTCGGCCAGCTCTTCGCAGGTGCGCAGTACATCCAGGGTGGTGCCGATCTCCGTGCCCGCGTCGTACAGCAGCCGCAGCCGCTCGCGCGCCACATCGGCCCGGCCGGTAAGGTCCTGGAGCTCCGTGGTGTCCCGCAGCGTCGCCACCGTGCCCGGCGGGCCGCCGCCCTGGTTCGTCGTGCGCTGGTTGACGGCGAGCACCCGGTCGCCGACCGGCACGATCTCGTCCGTCGCGATCCGGCCGGACCCGAGCAGCCGGGACATCCGCGGATCGAGCCCCAGCTCCTCGACGGCGAGGCCCTCCGTGTCCTGCGCCAGCCCGAGCAGCCGCCGCGCCTCGTCGTTGGCGAGCACCAGCCGGCGGTCGCCGCCGAGGATGAGCACGCCCTCGCGGACCGAGTGGAGCACCGCGTCGTGGTGCTCGTACATCCTGGTCATCTCGGCCGGGCCCAGGCCATGGGTCTGGCGCTGGAGCCTGCGCGTGACCAGGGCGGTGCCGCCCATGGCCAGCAGCAGCACTCCGGCCGCGGCGCCGAACAGCAGCGGGAACTGGTCCTCCGTGACACCGCTGACCTTGTCGAGGGTGACGCCCGCCGACACCAGCCCGATGACCCGGCCGCGCGCGTCCTCGACGGGGACCACCGCCTGCACCAGCGGGCCGATCGTGCCGGTGATCCTCTCGACGAGGACCTCCCCGTCGAGGGCCGGCTGGATGTTCCCGACGAACTGCTTGCCGATCCGGTCGGGGAGGGGATGGGTGTAGCGGATCCCGTTCGTGTCGAGGACGACGATGAAGTCGACGTCCGAGCGCTTGCGGGCCTCCTCGGCCTTCGGCTGGAGGATCGCCGAGGGATCCCGGCTCCGCAGGGCCGCCTCCATACCGGGGGAGTTGGCGAAGGTCTCGGCGACGGCGACCGACCGGTTGCGCGCCTCGCGTTCGCTGCCCGCGCGGGACTGCAGCACCAGGGCGGCGATCGCGGCGGCGACCAGCAGCACCACGATCGCCACCTGCAGGAGAAAGACCTGGCCTGCGACAGTTCTCATGCGCAGAACCGAGCGCGGGCGGCCGTAGCGTGCGGCCATATGCTCTTTCTACACCTCCCCCACACGGCGGGCGAAACGGTACCGGGCGCGGCCCGGGCCGTCACTGAGGCCGCGCCGCCGCCGCGTCCCGCAGGACCGCGACCACCTCATCGTCCCCGACCTGGGTGAAGTCGTGGTACCACTGGCCGACGGAGTGGAACGGCCACGGCGTGTACAGCGTCACCAGTTGGTCGACCTCCGCCCGCAGCGTCCCGGCCGCCTCCCGGGAGCACACCGGCGCCGCCAGCACCACCGCCGCGGGCTCCATGGCCCGCACGGCCCGCACCGCGGCCCGTGCCGTCACACCGGTGGCCAGCCCGTCGT is a window from the Streptomyces zhihengii genome containing:
- a CDS encoding GNAT family N-acetyltransferase — encoded protein: MNRALFRDPWGIPHLRAGSPGELAYAQGHNAAADRAWQLEVDRHRAQGTSASFLGAEALPWDRFARMSRIEDTARRCHAALSEETAGWIARYVDGVNDGLAAGASRMPQFAATGLAPGRWEVWTPIAVWLSTHILFAGFPTKLWREEVARVLGEDAACLFAADGPGTAGSNGWLVPGDRTASGAALIAGDPHRFIEDPGIYQQIRLACPEFDVVGLAVPGVPGIAHFGHTGSVAWAITNAMADYQDLYRERLRRRGPLVEALGPDGWRPAAVHTEVVEVAGQAPVTVEVVETERGPVVAGDADTGEALSLRCPARADGDIGFDALPALLRARTVEDVDRAVDRWVEPVNVVQAADTAGGLLHRVAGRVPRRHHLNRIRVVPAWEARHAWTGTYETMPRAAVDGVAVMANQRGIAAPLGVEFAPRHRAARIRELLDASGAWTGPAMAGVHTDTLLGSAEPLLALLARTDGLSPAAGRLRARLLAWDRHMAADSADAAAFAALRSAVVRRVAGLPALAPLADAPSLPEVFHPWLAPVPRVAHALETLLAPDALPGLDTARVVREAAEEAAGLDTGVWGDTHRLVPWQALPDSPEDGWPALSGDVDCVLSTSSVPGVTDLSARGPAARYVWDLARREDSLWIVPLGASGVPGDPHQRDQLPLWAAGELVPVITDWDRLTEEKQMTEPAARPREAVHEQHIEGFGTVRVLPLDPVADLDVVHGWVTEERARFWGMNGHTREEVREIYEYVGSLTTHHAFLVLLDDEPAALFQTYEPDADPVGECYEVRPGDFGVHLLVAPAAGGHRPGFTWALMLALMAYCFADEKHLRIVVEPDARNEKAIERMVRSGFVRGPVIDKPEKRAQLAFLGREVYERRA
- a CDS encoding siderophore-interacting protein; protein product: MGHGWEGVVLRLMRGKDFTFTVTGAEEVTDHYRRVHFTDGGMLARTGVHPTMWVRVWFENGDKPHQRAYTLVDADPEAGTFSMEFALHDGRASEWARGAAPGDTVEATLQGTGFTVPDPLPSHLFVVGDPASLPAINSLLGALPGTPATIWFETTHGSDGELPLRSDAAHHEVRRVPRRDDGAHLAEEVRTALPGLAADRDGAYLWIACDTATTRTLSTFARKELALPKERVHALGYWRA
- a CDS encoding GNAT family N-acetyltransferase; protein product: MTPPPPPPARVRHRGEAVRIRRATARDARRLTRIVRGSRAYEGHWAAMVEGYTVGPAYIEAHEVFAAVGADERVLGFYALVLSPPELDLMFVADEAQGLGIGRLLAAHLAGRARDAGLTAVRIVSHPPSEGFYLGLGARRTGTVPATPPAVRWERPELELPVA
- a CDS encoding class I SAM-dependent methyltransferase — translated: MSSPGTQSGTPDPAKQEAFAGEVVDVLNKGALALLTSVGHQAGLFETMSALPPSTSADIAKAADLDERYVREWLGGMVVGGFLEYEPQGRTYRLPPEHAASLVAAAGPDNLAGMMQYVALMGEVEQQVVRAFREGGGVPYSAYPRFQALQAEETARVYDQGLVDTIVPLVPGLTERLRSGIEVLDVGTGQGHAPVVLGEAFPASTFTGVDQSESGVAAGRAEAASRGLRNVAFDLRDSTGITGSYDLITAFDVIHDLAKPARTLAVIAKSLRRGGVFLMADIEASSNLEDNTGHPFGPALYGFSVFYCMTTSLATGGAGLGTLWGRQTALRMLAEAGFGHVDVVTVEGDPLNVYYIATTE
- a CDS encoding SpoIIE family protein phosphatase yields the protein MAARYGRPRSVLRMRTVAGQVFLLQVAIVVLLVAAAIAALVLQSRAGSEREARNRSVAVAETFANSPGMEAALRSRDPSAILQPKAEEARKRSDVDFIVVLDTNGIRYTHPLPDRIGKQFVGNIQPALDGEVLVERITGTIGPLVQAVVPVEDARGRVIGLVSAGVTLDKVSGVTEDQFPLLFGAAAGVLLLAMGGTALVTRRLQRQTHGLGPAEMTRMYEHHDAVLHSVREGVLILGGDRRLVLANDEARRLLGLAQDTEGLAVEELGLDPRMSRLLGSGRIATDEIVPVGDRVLAVNQRTTNQGGGPPGTVATLRDTTELQDLTGRADVARERLRLLYDAGTEIGTTLDVLRTCEELADFAAARLADHVSVDLAEAVLRGEEPTSTGADVDMRRVAFAGPGDSALYPVGHPIRFLPGTPMGVGLGRGDAVLEEDLRTFSGWERQDPERAPLLVGAGMHSMIAVPLRARGVVLGVAMLWRSGTAEPFEEDDLSLVEELVARAAVSVDNARRYSREHTMAVTLQRSLLPRTLPEQDALEVAYRYRPAQAGLGGLGGVGGDWFDIIPLPGARVALVVGDVVGHGLHAAATMGRLRTAVHNFSSLDLPPDELLWHLDELVARIDRDETDEREEAGVTGATCVYAIYDPVSGRCSIARAGHLQPVIVHPDGSAEYADVPGGPPLGLGGMPFETLDLELAEGSRLVLYTDGLVEDRTREIDEGLELLRRALERHAGLAPEEMCEQVLAGLVPERPRDDIALLVGRTQVLAQDRVARWEVPADPAAVREVRAAVSRKLAEWDLQEAVFTAELILSELVTNAIRYAAGPIRVRLIRDRALICEVSDQSSTSPHLRQAAGTDEGGRGLFLVAQFAERWGTRYTGNGKVIWAELPLTPQGALLPDFPGL